In one Deinococcus psychrotolerans genomic region, the following are encoded:
- a CDS encoding MFS transporter, with protein MLKPSPPALPPRRDTEPVRVPVMDVTLDRRGLLYGLAFAAALTVAVYFGSQRFHGFDGALAGYCFATIFALFGVVYRYVVWLQRPPTRMYWKRGWQLFWQPGQRLHNLGLFFKAGWEKMIEQRFIRKRSRKRWLAHQLIFWGCIIAILITFPLTFGWLRFESDFAKPSDYMIVLMGQRLDFFTFPARSALGWLIMHGLNVAAVLCLGGIALVLGRRIKDEAEIATQRFDNDILPLILLFAVCVTGMMLTASNMFLEGKFYYWITTTHAVTVYLWLLYLPFGKFFHIFQRIANVGVWFYKAAGANGPQAKCARCDTEYMSQMQQDDLKTILPDLGLDYTHSQVGNWQNLCPSCRRKLLTLNQFRATGKEFM; from the coding sequence ATGCTTAAGCCTTCCCCGCCCGCGCTGCCGCCTCGGCGCGACACCGAACCCGTGCGGGTTCCGGTGATGGACGTGACCCTGGACCGCCGGGGGCTGCTGTACGGTCTGGCCTTCGCCGCTGCACTGACGGTGGCGGTATATTTCGGCTCTCAGCGCTTCCACGGCTTTGACGGGGCGCTGGCCGGGTACTGCTTTGCTACCATCTTCGCGCTGTTTGGAGTGGTGTACCGCTACGTGGTGTGGCTCCAGCGCCCACCCACCCGCATGTACTGGAAACGTGGCTGGCAACTGTTCTGGCAGCCGGGCCAGCGCCTGCACAACCTTGGCCTGTTCTTTAAGGCGGGCTGGGAAAAGATGATCGAGCAGCGCTTTATCCGCAAACGCTCGCGCAAGCGCTGGCTGGCGCACCAGTTGATCTTCTGGGGCTGCATCATCGCCATTCTGATCACCTTCCCGCTCACCTTCGGTTGGCTGCGCTTCGAGAGCGATTTCGCCAAACCCAGCGACTACATGATCGTGCTGATGGGCCAGCGGCTGGACTTCTTCACCTTCCCTGCCCGCAGCGCACTGGGCTGGCTGATCATGCACGGGCTGAACGTGGCCGCCGTGCTGTGTCTGGGCGGCATCGCGCTGGTGCTGGGGCGGCGCATCAAGGACGAGGCAGAAATTGCCACGCAGCGGTTCGACAACGACATCCTGCCGCTGATCCTGCTGTTCGCGGTCTGCGTGACCGGCATGATGCTGACCGCCTCCAACATGTTCCTGGAGGGCAAGTTCTACTACTGGATCACCACCACCCACGCGGTCACCGTGTACCTGTGGCTGCTGTACCTGCCGTTCGGGAAGTTCTTCCACATTTTCCAGCGCATCGCCAACGTTGGCGTGTGGTTCTACAAAGCCGCCGGAGCCAATGGCCCGCAGGCCAAGTGCGCCCGCTGCGACACCGAGTACATGAGCCAGATGCAACAAGATGACCTTAAAACCATCCTGCCTGATCTGGGCCTGGATTACACCCATTCGCAGGTGGGCAACTGGCAGAACCTGTGCCCCAGTTGCCGCCGCAAGCTGCTGACCCTGAACCAGTTTCGGGCCACCGGCAAGGAGTTCATGTAA
- a CDS encoding DUF6755 family protein, which produces MTGSSRPRYAQRSLIVGVLLAFTLIFWSIQLFILMLALDAFLGKEYALLWPAAISSALLATLTLWLVRLIPREPRE; this is translated from the coding sequence TTGACCGGCTCCTCACGCCCCCGCTACGCCCAGCGCAGCCTGATCGTCGGCGTGCTGCTGGCCTTCACCCTGATTTTCTGGAGCATTCAGCTGTTCATCCTGATGCTGGCACTGGACGCCTTTCTGGGCAAGGAGTACGCCCTGCTGTGGCCCGCCGCGATCAGCAGTGCGCTGTTGGCCACTTTGACGCTATGGCTGGTGCGGCTGATTCCCCGCGAGCCACGCGAGTAA
- a CDS encoding molybdopterin oxidoreductase family protein: MVKPPLSQEEFLDTYGPTLHYAPPGGFSSVEDYDALVDTHCCFCGQQCGIKLKVKDNAIVGFEPRYDFPFNKGKLCPKGIKRYLQGSHPDRLLHPMRRTEHGYQQITWDEALTETVSKIQEIQAKYGRDSFAMLSGVSLTNEKSYLVGKFARLALQTANLDYNGRLCMVSAGAGNKKAYGIDRASNHWEDITDAKVIFIIGTNIAECFPITTDYIWRARDRGAKIIYADPRMVPMARTADLYLPLRCGSDSALLMSMLHVIIRDGLTDEAFIEAHTTGFGDVRAAVADATPEWAAEITGVPAAKIEQAARWYGEAETGMILHARGLEHQVKGVENVMSCANLALATGKIGKPGCGHSTITGQGNGQGGREHGHKCDQLPGNRDITNPEHRKYICEVWGVTDEELPGKGITAQEILNEIHEGKIKGLLSICFNPLVSLPDANFNREALNKLEHYAVIDFFLSETAQHADIVLPGSLQEEDEGTTTSGEGRVIKINAPVTPPGEARRDWEILLDIAGRLGRGKYFQFNNTQEIFNELRLASRGGTADYSGITWEKIVDTQGIFWPCPQTTDEGKTTMHIENLDDRHPGTPRLYEGGKFYHPDGKAHFNAVSWRESAEVVDDEYPIWFTTGRVVSQYLSGSQTRRIGPLVDQFPHPKLELHPRMAKQLKVQTDDWVTIQTRRGEVIIQANVVNTIRPDTVFMAYHWGGKESANLLTQRALDPISKIPEYKVSACRVRLATPEEQTEGERTQFLSSRTEKNLPAGYNLAERRKELRR, encoded by the coding sequence ATGGTCAAGCCACCCCTTTCTCAGGAAGAATTTCTGGACACCTACGGCCCCACGCTGCACTACGCGCCGCCTGGCGGCTTCAGCAGCGTTGAAGATTACGACGCGCTGGTGGATACCCATTGCTGCTTTTGCGGCCAGCAGTGCGGCATCAAGTTGAAAGTCAAGGACAACGCGATTGTAGGTTTTGAGCCGCGCTACGACTTCCCTTTCAATAAAGGCAAGCTGTGTCCCAAGGGCATCAAACGGTATCTACAAGGCTCGCACCCGGATAGGTTACTCCACCCGATGCGCCGTACCGAACACGGCTACCAGCAGATCACCTGGGACGAGGCGCTCACCGAAACCGTGTCCAAGATTCAGGAGATTCAGGCCAAGTACGGCAGGGACAGCTTCGCCATGCTGTCGGGCGTCTCGCTGACCAACGAGAAGAGCTATCTGGTGGGCAAATTCGCCCGGCTGGCGCTGCAAACGGCCAATCTGGATTACAACGGACGGCTGTGCATGGTCTCGGCGGGCGCGGGCAACAAGAAGGCCTACGGCATTGACCGCGCCTCCAACCACTGGGAAGACATCACGGACGCCAAGGTCATCTTCATCATCGGCACCAACATCGCCGAGTGCTTTCCGATCACCACCGATTACATCTGGCGGGCGCGGGACAGGGGCGCAAAGATCATCTACGCCGATCCGCGCATGGTGCCGATGGCCCGCACCGCAGACCTGTACCTGCCGCTGCGCTGCGGCAGCGACAGTGCCCTGCTGATGTCCATGCTGCACGTCATCATCCGCGACGGGCTGACCGACGAAGCGTTTATTGAGGCCCACACGACAGGTTTTGGTGATGTTCGTGCCGCCGTAGCCGACGCCACCCCCGAATGGGCCGCTGAGATTACCGGGGTTCCTGCCGCCAAGATTGAACAGGCCGCCCGCTGGTACGGCGAGGCCGAGACGGGCATGATCCTGCACGCACGCGGCTTGGAACATCAGGTCAAGGGTGTGGAGAACGTGATGTCCTGCGCCAACCTCGCGCTGGCGACGGGCAAGATCGGCAAGCCGGGCTGCGGCCACTCCACGATTACCGGGCAGGGCAACGGCCAGGGCGGGCGCGAACACGGCCACAAGTGCGATCAGCTCCCCGGCAACCGCGACATCACCAACCCTGAACACCGCAAGTACATCTGCGAGGTGTGGGGGGTTACCGACGAGGAACTGCCCGGCAAGGGCATCACCGCGCAGGAAATCCTCAACGAGATTCACGAGGGCAAGATCAAGGGCCTGCTGAGCATCTGCTTCAACCCGCTCGTCTCGCTGCCCGACGCCAATTTCAACCGCGAGGCGCTGAACAAGCTGGAGCATTACGCGGTCATTGATTTCTTCCTCTCGGAAACCGCGCAACACGCCGACATCGTGCTGCCAGGCAGTTTGCAGGAAGAGGATGAGGGCACCACCACCAGCGGCGAGGGCCGCGTCATCAAGATCAACGCGCCGGTGACCCCACCCGGCGAGGCGAGGCGCGATTGGGAAATCCTGCTGGACATTGCGGGCCGTCTGGGCCGGGGCAAGTACTTCCAGTTCAACAACACCCAGGAAATCTTCAACGAATTGCGGCTGGCCTCGCGTGGCGGCACCGCCGACTACAGCGGCATCACCTGGGAAAAGATCGTGGACACCCAGGGCATTTTCTGGCCCTGCCCGCAGACCACCGATGAAGGCAAGACCACCATGCACATTGAGAATCTGGATGACCGTCACCCCGGCACGCCCCGGCTGTACGAGGGCGGCAAGTTCTACCACCCCGACGGCAAGGCGCATTTCAACGCGGTGAGCTGGCGCGAGAGTGCCGAAGTCGTGGACGACGAATACCCGATCTGGTTCACCACGGGCCGAGTGGTCAGTCAGTACCTCAGCGGCTCGCAGACCCGGCGCATCGGGCCGCTGGTGGATCAGTTCCCGCATCCCAAGCTGGAACTGCACCCCCGCATGGCCAAGCAACTGAAGGTCCAGACCGACGACTGGGTGACCATTCAGACGCGGCGCGGCGAGGTGATCATTCAGGCCAACGTGGTCAACACCATCCGCCCTGACACGGTGTTCATGGCCTACCACTGGGGCGGCAAGGAAAGTGCGAACCTGCTGACGCAGCGGGCGCTAGACCCCATCTCCAAGATCCCCGAGTACAAGGTCTCGGCCTGCCGCGTTCGCCTCGCCACGCCGGAGGAGCAGACCGAGGGCGAGCGCACCCAATTCCTGAGTTCCCGCACTGAGAAGAACCTGCCCGCTGGCTACAACCTGGCGGAGCGTCGTAAGGAGCTGCGCCGATGA
- a CDS encoding MFS transporter, with amino-acid sequence MTTSESSKHQSSAYLPEWTPNDPVFWEREGKARAWRTLWVTTFGLTLAFAVWFMVSAIVVRLNDIGFNLSKDQLFWLTAMPGLAAGLTRLRHMFLVSVYGSRTTLTLSTLGLLIPAVGWGLAVQNPETPFWVLLSLAFLAGMGGGNFSSFMPSTSLFFPKKMQGTALGIQAGIGNFGVSMVQFLTPWVVGVNLFWFLGSKSEQWVFAGKTSTIWLQNASWVYIPWLIAAAVLSWLLIRNVPIKANMKEQLAIFGDKHTWIMTSIYMMTFGAFSGLAAAFPLLIKTLYGGFENAPLPLKFAFLGPLIGSAVRVLFGLIADKTGGAILTTISAIGMGISAVAVTFFVTPTDLTTFPMFVGTMLAIFFFSGIGNASTFRQMPVIFNPPYSAGVIGWTAAIAAFGPFIVSMLISFNLAASGNVKGFFYGLAVFCMLNLALNWWFYGRRGAEKPS; translated from the coding sequence GTGACCACCTCCGAATCCTCTAAACACCAGTCCTCTGCCTATCTGCCCGAATGGACGCCCAACGATCCCGTCTTCTGGGAGCGGGAAGGCAAGGCCCGCGCCTGGCGTACGCTGTGGGTCACCACCTTCGGCCTCACGCTGGCCTTCGCGGTGTGGTTCATGGTCTCAGCCATCGTCGTGCGCCTGAACGACATCGGCTTCAACCTCAGTAAGGATCAACTGTTCTGGCTGACCGCCATGCCGGGTCTGGCAGCGGGACTGACCCGCCTGCGCCACATGTTCCTGGTGTCGGTCTACGGTTCGCGCACCACCCTGACGCTCTCCACGCTGGGCCTGCTGATTCCGGCGGTGGGCTGGGGTCTGGCAGTACAGAACCCCGAAACACCCTTCTGGGTTTTGCTGTCGTTGGCCTTCCTGGCGGGCATGGGTGGGGGCAATTTCAGCTCGTTCATGCCGTCCACCAGCCTGTTCTTCCCCAAGAAGATGCAGGGAACCGCGCTGGGCATTCAAGCGGGCATCGGTAACTTTGGTGTGTCTATGGTGCAGTTCCTGACCCCCTGGGTGGTGGGCGTCAACCTGTTCTGGTTTCTGGGCAGCAAATCCGAGCAGTGGGTCTTTGCCGGGAAAACCAGCACCATCTGGCTTCAGAACGCCTCATGGGTCTACATTCCCTGGCTGATTGCCGCCGCCGTGCTGAGCTGGCTGCTGATCCGCAACGTGCCGATCAAGGCCAACATGAAAGAGCAGCTCGCCATCTTCGGGGACAAGCACACCTGGATCATGACCAGCATCTACATGATGACCTTCGGAGCTTTCAGCGGGCTGGCCGCCGCCTTTCCTCTGCTGATCAAGACGCTGTACGGCGGTTTCGAGAACGCGCCCCTGCCGCTGAAGTTCGCCTTCCTGGGGCCGCTGATCGGCTCGGCGGTGCGCGTCCTGTTCGGATTGATCGCCGACAAGACGGGCGGGGCCATTCTGACGACGATCAGCGCTATTGGTATGGGCATCTCCGCCGTCGCGGTGACCTTCTTCGTCACGCCCACCGATCTGACCACCTTCCCGATGTTCGTGGGCACCATGCTCGCTATCTTCTTCTTCAGTGGTATCGGCAACGCGTCCACCTTCCGGCAGATGCCCGTCATCTTCAACCCGCCGTACAGCGCGGGCGTGATCGGCTGGACAGCGGCCATCGCTGCCTTCGGGCCGTTCATCGTCAGCATGCTGATCAGCTTCAATCTGGCGGCCAGCGGCAACGTCAAGGGCTTTTTCTACGGTCTGGCCGTGTTCTGCATGCTGAATCTGGCCCTCAACTGGTGGTTTTATGGTCGTCGGGGAGCCGAGAAGCCGAGTTAA
- a CDS encoding GAF domain-containing protein — protein sequence MPTQLMQTLSWTAGTLSSDPRQFFHVVRVLLADLRRATGMDVAELFLADPQQTTLFLSGYSGGDHSAFFERTVFRFGEGFPGRAAQEREVLECTELDGDPRFLRVRVKALGYHAFVSVPLMLPHAVIGVLNLAAQNGEQLEQARHRLEQIAPLLAASLYAVLTSLSERTLERVQSGHTPQERALGLLEENLKATSALRAALHPRQGTAVETHPGQIHPCPGPERCPALRGLVQISGHAELNCSLQPRDVQTVCLPVWHGGEVIGVETVQFSKSLTPGVLTEAAAPLLWMTRLAAHALDLGAGQPEPAPIPWLEIETLGAFRVRRQGQILSSRDFKRRQAHELLKLLITRWGRPVTTEELCEALWPGEPYGQRVLARLHVTLNALRQVLEPPEGKGQVLTRDGAAYRFAPGLPVRLDVQAFELLVRHGDTQHGEAAVVTYAQALELYRGDFLEDDPFTDWYALERDYLRELALRALFRTGEIQTAAGQWQSAQMAYTRILTIDPNRFEAYEALISLLTLLNRTEDAQVCWERYSRAYGQAPPTFPRPIVARKSVGQLLG from the coding sequence ATGCCTACCCAACTCATGCAGACCCTGAGCTGGACGGCAGGGACGCTCAGCAGCGATCCACGGCAGTTTTTCCATGTGGTGCGGGTCTTGCTGGCCGATCTGCGCCGGGCGACGGGGATGGACGTGGCCGAGTTGTTTCTGGCCGATCCACAGCAGACCACCTTATTCCTGAGCGGCTACTCTGGGGGGGATCACTCAGCATTCTTCGAACGCACGGTCTTCCGCTTCGGCGAGGGCTTTCCGGGCCGCGCCGCCCAGGAGCGGGAAGTGCTGGAATGTACTGAGCTGGATGGTGACCCCCGCTTTCTGCGCGTTCGGGTCAAGGCGCTGGGCTACCACGCGTTTGTCAGTGTGCCACTGATGCTGCCCCACGCGGTCATTGGCGTGTTGAATCTGGCGGCTCAGAACGGCGAACAACTGGAGCAGGCGCGGCACCGTCTGGAGCAGATCGCCCCGCTGCTGGCCGCCAGCTTATACGCGGTGCTGACTTCCCTGAGTGAGCGCACGCTGGAGCGGGTACAATCGGGCCACACACCACAGGAGCGAGCGCTGGGGCTGCTCGAAGAAAACCTGAAGGCCACCTCCGCGCTTCGGGCGGCGCTGCATCCCCGGCAGGGCACGGCTGTAGAAACCCATCCTGGTCAGATTCACCCCTGCCCCGGCCCGGAACGCTGCCCGGCCCTGCGCGGCCTGGTGCAGATTTCAGGACACGCCGAGCTGAACTGCTCGCTCCAGCCCAGGGATGTGCAGACCGTCTGCCTGCCGGTCTGGCACGGCGGCGAGGTCATCGGTGTGGAAACCGTCCAATTTTCCAAGAGTCTGACCCCTGGGGTGCTGACCGAGGCAGCTGCGCCGCTGCTGTGGATGACCCGGCTGGCTGCCCACGCCCTGGATCTGGGCGCAGGACAGCCTGAACCCGCACCTATCCCCTGGCTGGAGATCGAAACGCTGGGGGCGTTCCGGGTGCGCCGCCAGGGCCAGATCCTCTCCTCCCGCGATTTCAAGCGGCGGCAGGCGCACGAGCTGCTCAAACTGCTCATTACGCGCTGGGGCCGCCCAGTCACCACTGAGGAACTCTGCGAGGCGCTGTGGCCGGGTGAGCCGTACGGACAGCGGGTGCTGGCCCGGTTGCATGTCACCCTGAATGCGCTGCGGCAGGTGCTGGAGCCGCCAGAAGGGAAGGGGCAGGTGCTGACGCGTGACGGCGCGGCTTACCGCTTTGCGCCGGGTCTCCCTGTTCGGCTGGACGTGCAAGCCTTTGAGCTGCTGGTGCGGCACGGCGACACGCAGCACGGCGAGGCAGCCGTCGTCACCTACGCGCAGGCGTTGGAGCTGTACCGGGGCGACTTCCTGGAAGACGATCCGTTTACCGACTGGTACGCGCTGGAACGTGATTACCTGCGCGAACTCGCTCTGCGTGCGCTGTTCCGAACGGGGGAGATCCAGACCGCTGCGGGCCAGTGGCAGAGCGCCCAGATGGCCTACACCCGCATTCTAACCATCGATCCCAACCGGTTTGAAGCCTATGAGGCGCTGATTTCCCTTCTCACTCTACTGAACAGGACGGAGGACGCTCAGGTCTGCTGGGAACGCTACAGCCGGGCCTACGGTCAGGCTCCACCAACCTTTCCCCGCCCAATTGTGGCGAGGAAATCGGTAGGGCAGCTGCTTGGGTAG
- a CDS encoding 4Fe-4S dicluster domain-containing protein — MSDFRFFVDPIRCIGCKACMQACSECDTHKGKSMIHLEYIERGASTQTAPMVCMHCDLPTCAAVCPADAIKRTEDGVVQSSQAPRCIGCSNCVNACPFGVPRYYPEIDQMLKCDMCYDRTSVGKKPMCASVCPSEALFYGTLEEFQSRRGGKPQNSFQFGAQTITTKVFLVLPDGEMGLDMDVISHMDARFEPNAFDHLDPFAHLEPLPMEQGQTLRGRL; from the coding sequence ATGAGCGATTTCCGTTTCTTCGTTGACCCCATCCGCTGTATCGGTTGCAAGGCGTGCATGCAGGCGTGTTCCGAGTGCGACACCCACAAGGGCAAGAGCATGATCCACCTGGAATACATCGAGCGCGGCGCGTCCACCCAGACGGCCCCGATGGTCTGCATGCACTGCGACCTACCCACCTGCGCTGCCGTCTGCCCCGCCGACGCCATCAAGCGCACCGAGGACGGCGTGGTGCAGAGCAGTCAGGCTCCGCGCTGCATCGGCTGTTCCAACTGCGTCAACGCCTGCCCCTTCGGCGTGCCGCGCTACTACCCGGAAATTGACCAGATGCTCAAGTGCGACATGTGTTATGACCGCACCTCGGTGGGCAAGAAACCCATGTGCGCCAGCGTTTGCCCTTCCGAGGCACTGTTTTACGGCACGCTGGAGGAATTCCAGTCGCGCCGGGGTGGCAAGCCTCAGAACTCCTTCCAGTTTGGGGCGCAGACGATTACCACCAAGGTCTTTCTGGTGCTGCCCGACGGCGAGATGGGCCTGGACATGGACGTGATCTCGCACATGGACGCCCGCTTCGAGCCGAACGCCTTTGACCACCTTGATCCCTTCGCGCATCTGGAGCCGCTGCCGATGGAGCAGGGCCAGACCCTGAGAGGCCGCTTATGA
- a CDS encoding FmdE family protein, with the protein MTALIEPPTQLDELLARSAALHSHLCPRQVLGARMGLLAGQALGMTVPRTDKKLMVLAETDGCFADGLSVVTGCWLGRRTLRLLDHGKVAATFVEVRTGQAVRIAPHTDLRTRVRAGRVDGEKRWDAYMNAYQTWNDQELFTVTPVRLTFDLAAVISVNGKRVLCNACGEEIINEREVRHGEVVLCRDCAGERYWQ; encoded by the coding sequence GTGACCGCCCTCATTGAGCCTCCAACCCAGCTGGACGAGCTACTGGCCCGCAGCGCCGCGCTGCACAGCCACCTGTGTCCCCGCCAGGTTCTCGGCGCACGCATGGGATTATTGGCTGGGCAAGCGTTGGGTATGACCGTGCCGCGCACCGACAAGAAGCTGATGGTGTTGGCCGAGACAGATGGCTGCTTTGCCGATGGCCTCTCGGTGGTGACGGGCTGCTGGCTGGGCCGCCGCACGCTGCGCCTGCTCGATCACGGCAAGGTGGCCGCGACGTTCGTGGAGGTACGAACGGGGCAGGCGGTAAGAATCGCGCCCCATACCGATTTACGGACGCGGGTGCGGGCAGGCCGGGTGGACGGCGAGAAACGCTGGGACGCCTATATGAACGCCTATCAGACCTGGAATGACCAGGAACTGTTCACCGTCACGCCTGTTCGCCTGACCTTCGATCTGGCAGCCGTGATCAGCGTTAACGGCAAGCGCGTCCTCTGCAACGCGTGCGGAGAGGAAATTATCAACGAGCGCGAGGTGCGACATGGAGAGGTTGTACTGTGCCGGGACTGCGCGGGGGAAAGATATTGGCAGTGA
- a CDS encoding ubiquinol-cytochrome c reductase iron-sulfur subunit: MTPPKPPKTGPRHAPHWKTDFSVDWDATDYVSRREFTRFLGLSSAGMAAGTVLIAGLASVGAQPVPEVPPLRLGKVEDFPPGSSSAFEYPQKGQYSLLVRHEDGTFSSYGQKCPHLGCAVYYEPREKVLECPCHEGYFNARTGDVISGPPQRGLSLVKLDIRDGEIWAVGGGGH, translated from the coding sequence ATGACCCCGCCCAAACCACCCAAAACTGGTCCGCGTCATGCGCCGCACTGGAAGACCGACTTCAGCGTGGACTGGGACGCCACCGATTACGTCTCGCGCCGCGAGTTCACCCGCTTCCTGGGCCTGAGCAGCGCGGGCATGGCCGCAGGCACGGTGCTGATCGCCGGGTTGGCGAGTGTGGGCGCGCAGCCCGTCCCGGAAGTTCCGCCGCTGCGACTGGGCAAGGTGGAGGATTTTCCGCCCGGTTCCTCCAGCGCCTTCGAATACCCCCAGAAAGGCCAGTACTCGCTGCTGGTGCGCCACGAGGACGGTACCTTCAGCTCCTACGGTCAGAAATGCCCGCACCTGGGCTGCGCTGTGTATTACGAACCGCGTGAGAAGGTGCTGGAATGCCCCTGCCACGAGGGCTATTTCAATGCGCGAACGGGTGACGTGATCTCCGGGCCACCGCAGCGGGGGCTGAGTCTGGTCAAGCTGGATATCCGCGACGGCGAGATCTGGGCTGTGGGAGGAGGAGGGCATTGA
- a CDS encoding MFS transporter, with the protein MTTPHSSAPTPADASASRRVLILSTVAFTLMFAVWLMFGILGLPIRQEFGLSDVQLSWLSAVAVLNGSLWRLPTGIITDRLGGRRVMGAMLLLTAVPAFLIAHVQSYPALLGLAFLVGFAGNSFSVGVAWNSIWFPRERQGAALGVFGAGNVGASVTKFIGPAMIVAIPAAGLLGGFIPGGWRAIPFLYGVLLVLMGLAVLIFAPHQDRTPGQGRPLQEMLAPLRDARVWRFGLYYVVFFGSYVALAAWMPKYYVDVFGLPLYQAALLTALFIFPASLLRPLGGYLADRYGARVATYGAFGLMAAALLVMSMPSGHIVLYLPGADGATVTRDVMHFTLGVWPFTALLFVVGVAMGIGKASVYKHIPEYFPRDVGAVGGLVGMLGGLGGFFLTPLFAYAKSATGFPQSTFIVVLLITLVALAWMHLSIMRMMNRAAPHLQDRIEAHP; encoded by the coding sequence ATGACCACTCCCCACAGTTCCGCCCCTACCCCTGCCGATGCCAGCGCTTCCCGCCGCGTGCTGATCCTGTCCACGGTGGCCTTCACGCTGATGTTCGCTGTGTGGCTGATGTTCGGCATCCTGGGCCTGCCCATCCGCCAGGAGTTCGGCCTGAGCGACGTGCAACTGTCCTGGCTCTCGGCGGTGGCGGTGCTGAACGGCTCGCTGTGGCGGCTGCCTACGGGCATCATCACCGACCGCCTCGGCGGACGCCGCGTCATGGGTGCGATGCTGCTCTTGACCGCCGTTCCCGCCTTCCTGATCGCCCATGTGCAGAGTTATCCGGCGCTGCTGGGGCTGGCCTTTTTGGTGGGCTTCGCCGGGAACAGCTTCTCGGTCGGCGTGGCCTGGAACAGCATCTGGTTCCCGCGCGAACGGCAGGGCGCGGCGCTCGGCGTGTTCGGGGCTGGAAATGTGGGAGCCAGCGTCACCAAGTTCATCGGCCCAGCCATGATCGTGGCGATTCCAGCGGCGGGGCTGCTGGGCGGCTTCATCCCCGGCGGCTGGCGGGCCATTCCCTTTCTGTACGGCGTGCTGCTGGTTCTGATGGGGCTGGCCGTCCTGATCTTCGCGCCCCATCAAGACCGCACGCCCGGTCAGGGCCGCCCGCTGCAGGAGATGCTCGCGCCGCTGCGGGACGCGCGGGTGTGGCGCTTCGGGCTGTATTACGTGGTGTTCTTTGGGTCATATGTAGCGCTGGCTGCGTGGATGCCCAAATATTATGTGGACGTGTTCGGCCTGCCGCTGTATCAGGCGGCGCTGCTGACCGCACTGTTCATCTTCCCGGCCAGCCTGCTGCGTCCGCTGGGCGGCTACCTCGCAGACCGCTACGGGGCGCGGGTGGCGACGTACGGGGCCTTCGGTTTGATGGCCGCCGCCCTGCTGGTGATGAGCATGCCCAGCGGCCACATCGTCCTGTACCTGCCCGGTGCGGACGGCGCAACTGTCACCCGCGATGTGATGCACTTCACGCTGGGCGTGTGGCCGTTCACGGCCCTGCTGTTCGTGGTGGGCGTGGCGATGGGCATCGGTAAGGCGTCGGTGTACAAGCACATTCCCGAATACTTTCCCCGCGACGTGGGCGCGGTGGGCGGCCTGGTGGGCATGCTGGGCGGTCTGGGCGGCTTCTTCCTGACCCCGCTGTTCGCCTACGCCAAGTCCGCGACGGGTTTCCCACAAAGTACCTTTATCGTCGTGCTGCTGATTACCCTGGTTGCCCTGGCCTGGATGCACCTCAGTATCATGCGGATGATGAACCGCGCCGCGCCGCACCTGCAAGACCGCATCGAGGCCCATCCGTGA